The following are from one region of the Biomphalaria glabrata chromosome 4, xgBioGlab47.1, whole genome shotgun sequence genome:
- the LOC129925982 gene encoding histidine-rich glycoprotein-like — translation MSPHLITCHHILQHVTTSYLMSPHLTTCHHILPHVTTFYHMSPHLIIYHHILPPVTTSQDMSPHLTTCHHILSQVTTSYHLSPYLTTCHHILPHVTTSYHMSPHLTSCHHILSHVPTSYHISPHLTTCHHIPRHVTTSYHMSPHFITSHHILPPVTIS, via the coding sequence ATGTCGCCACATCTTATCACATGTCACCACATCTTACAACATGTCACCACATCTTACCTCATGTCACCACATCTTACCACATGTCACCACATCTTACCTCATGTCACCACATTTTATCACATGTCCCCACATCTGATCATATATCACCACATCTTACCACCTGTCACCACATCCCAAGACATGTCACCACATCTTACCACATGTCACCACATTTTATCACAAGTCACCACATCTTACCACCTGTCACCATATCTTACAACATGTCACCACATCTTACCTCATGTCACCACATCTTACCACATGTCACCACATCTTACCTCATGTCACCACATTTTATCACATGTCCCCACATCTTATCATATATCACCACATCTTACCACCTGTCACCACATCCCAAGACATGTCACCACATCTTACCACATGTCACCACATTTTATCACAAGTCACCACATCTTACCACCTGTCACCATATCTTAA